A single Salmo trutta chromosome 14, fSalTru1.1, whole genome shotgun sequence DNA region contains:
- the cav3 gene encoding caveolin-3 — protein MADQYQYNTNEEKIVKDSHTKEIDLINRDPKLINEDVIKVEFEDVIAEPDGTHSLDGVWKLSYTTFTVSKYWCYRILSAIFGIPMALLWGFLFACISFCHIWAVVPCIKSCLIESQCISRIYSLCIQTFCDPFFEALGKIFSSVKVALRKEV, from the exons ATGGCCGACCAGTACCAGTACAACACCAACGAGGAGAAGATTGTGAAGGACAGCCACACCAAGGAGATCGATCTGATCAACAGAGACCCCAAATTGATCAATGAGGATGTGATCAAG GTGGAGTTTGAGGATGTGATCGCAGAGCCCGACGGCACACACAGTCTGGATGGGGTGTGGAAGCTCAGCTACACCACCTTCACCGTGTCCAAGTACTGGTGCTACCGCATCCTCTCAGCCATCTTCGGCATCCCTATGGCTCTGCTCTGGGGCTTCCTCTTCGCCTGCATCTCATTCTGTCACATCTGGGCTGTGGTACCCTGTATCAAGAGCTGCCTGATCGAGTCCCAGTGCATCAGTCGCATCTACTCCCTCTGCATCCAGACCTTCTGTGACCCCTTCTTTGAAGCCCTGGGCAAGATCTTCAGCAGTGTGAAAGTGGCCCTGCGCAAAGAGGTCTAG
- the LOC115207890 gene encoding isotocin receptor-like has translation MIFRVAVGLRENTVNTMESSTLNEQDFWPFNESFGNSTIGNGTTGGNQTNPLKRNEEVAKVEVTVLALVLLLALAGNLCVLVAIHTTKHTQSRMYYFMKHLSIADLVVAIFQVLPQLIWDITFRFYGPDILCRLVKYFQIVGMFASTYMLVLMSIDRCLAICQPLRSLHKRKDRFYVIISWVLSLVFSSPQMYIFSLKDVGSGVYDCWGDFVEPWGAKAYITWISLTIYIIPVAILSLCYGLISFKIWQNFRMKTKRDQCISLTPKTSKGHALARVSSVKLISKAKITTVKMTFVIVLAYIVCWTPFFTVQMWTAWDPTAPREAMPFIISMLLASLNSCCNPWIYMCFAGHLFSDLRQNFLCCSARYLKSSQCHCERDHDSSRKSNSSTYVIKSTSSQRSITQTSTT, from the exons ATGATTTTTCGCGTCGCGGTTGGACTGAGAGAGAATACGGTCAACACAATGGAAAGTAGTACACTAAATGAGCAGGACTTTTGGCCATTTAACGAATCATTTGGGAACTCAACCATTGGCAACGGAACCACCGGGGGAAATCAAACAAACCCCCTGAAACGGAATGAGGAGGTTGCTAAAGTGGAGGTGACTGTGCTCGCCCTGGTCCTGCTCCTGGCGCTGGCGGGGAATCTATGCGTCCTGGTGGCCATTCACACCACCAAGCACACACAGTCCCGAATGTACTACTTCATGAAACACCTCAGCATCGCGGATCTCGTTGTGGCTATATTTCAGGTCTTGCCACAACTTATCTGGGACATTACTTTCCGTTTCTATGGACCCGATATCCTGTGCAGGTTGGTGAAATACTTCCAGATCGTCGGGATGTTCGCATCTACCTATATGCTTGTTTTGATGTCTATAGACAGGTGCTTGGCGATTTGTCAGCCGCTTCGGTCTCTGCACAAGCGAAAAGACCGTTTCTACGTGATTATCTCCTGGGTCCTCAGCCTAGTGTTCAGCAGCccacaaatgtacattttttcCCTGAAGGACGTTGGCTCTGGAGTGTATGATTGTTGGGGTGACTTCGTGGAGCCCTGGGGTGCCAAAGCGTATATAACTTGGATTAGCCTTAccatctacatcataccagtggCCATCCTGAGCCTATGCTATGGACTAATAAGCTTTAAGATATGGCAAAACTTTAGAATGAAAACCAAGAGGGACCAGTGCATAAGCCTCACCCCGAAGACTTCAAAAGGTCATGCGCTCGCCCGGGTGAGCAGTGTGAAGCTCATCTCCAAAGCGAAGATAACTACAGTTAAAATGACATTTGTCATAGTTTTGGCGTATATCGTTTGCTGGACTCCTTTCTTCACCGTGCAGATGTGGACGGCTTGGGATCCAACGGCGCCTCGAGAAG CCATGCCCTTCATCATCTCCATGCTGCTGGCCAGTCTGAACAGCTGCTGTAACCCATGGATCTACATGTGCTTCGCAGGCCACCTGTTCTCAGACCTGAGGCAGAACTTCCTGTGCTGCTCGGCCCGCTATCTCAAGTCCTCCCAATGCCACTGCGAACGTGACCATGACTCCAGCCGCAAGAGTAACTCCTCCACCTACGTCATCAAGAGCACCAGCAGCCAGAGGAGCATCACACAGACCTCCACCACATGA